A DNA window from Paralichthys olivaceus isolate ysfri-2021 chromosome 3, ASM2471397v2, whole genome shotgun sequence contains the following coding sequences:
- the LOC109636647 gene encoding amyloid-beta A4 precursor protein-binding family A member 3 isoform X4 gives MDTDVCPAGQSHSAPSDTQWSDSVPVNEASGVEVIRRTVAALPGSEVEDLDAYNMIEPPPLDWRSDSSSEAGSADDLDDPSFPPPVDSLDKVSPEEPVLLPSDMSDTVAQLDINQQELVQNNSEPAQNTEVEAEEEDVAIDEEEEVRQEDLDGVGEDEERATCRNKEDIVSEEEVPNRTSADEDHSRIHSLLSQLQLMGEEPHPDHPTPSPHHYSSMSEQEEACASSLIADNSTETTGLLFSESHHRDLLGLLQCTEISATPHPTSMPHRGEVDAVVSVSYSQGDAQRFWGHYRNGQHQRHRDDSLSSLPDEEYPEPVWMKLGEEPPDEEAAVESEQSADDRPAYKDVPGPCDPEDLLDGVIFGAKYLGSTQIKSEKNPSTNARMTQAQEAVDRIKAPEGESQPMTEVDLFISTQRIKVLTADTQEAMMDHALQMISYIADIGDIVVLMARRKRKGQDADPPSNSSSPSSSSGSQKKCLMICHVFSSEDAQTIAQAIGQAFGVAYQQFLHTNGIKASDLRPGEYSDYLESQELYNGDLAHFSDSQNLRDVIITKAAGELLGVAVVESGWGSILPTVVVANLLHGGAAERSGELSIGDRIMSVNGTSMVGLPITTCQNIIRDLKSQKYMKLSIVHCPPVTIAIIKRPDPKFQLGFSVEDGIICSLMRGGIAERGGIRVGHRIIEINGQSVVATQHEKIIQILTNAVGEIHLKTMPASTYRLLTGQEQPVFI, from the exons ATGGACACAGATGTCTGCCCTGCTGGTCAGTCCCACTCTGCACCCTCAGACACCCAGTGGTCTGACTCTGTCCCTGTTAATGAAGCCTCCGGGGTTGAGGTCATTAGACGGACTGTGGCAGCTCTGCCAGGCTCAGAGGTGGAGGATCTGGACGCCTACAACATGATTGAGCCTCCTCCATTAGATTGGAGGTCTGACTCCTCCAGTGAGGCGGGCTCGGCAGATGACCTGGATGACCCAAGCTTCCCTCCTCCTGTTGACAGCTTAGACAAGGTCAGTCCAGAGGAGCCAGTATTACTACCATCGGACATGAGTGACACAGTGGCTCAGCTTGACATAAACCAGCAGGAACTGGTGCAAAATAATTCAGAACCAGCGCAGAATACTGAGGTggaagcagaagaagaggatgtGGCAattgatgaggaagaagaggtgaGGCAGGAGGACTTAGATGGTGTTggggaggacgaggagaggGCAACATGCAGGAACAAGGAAGATATTGTCTCAGAAGAGGAGGTTCCGAACAGAACATCAGCTGATGAAGACCACAGCCGCATCCACTCCCTGCTCAGCCAGCTCCAACTGATGGGGGAAGAGCCTCATCCTGATCATCCAACACCATCTCCCCATCACTACTCCAGCATGTCTGAGCAAGAGGAAGCCTGTGCTTCCTCCCTAATAGCAGATAACAGCACTGAAACCACTGGGTTGCTGTTCTCTGAAAGCCACCACAGAGACCTGCTTGGGCTGCTGCAGTGCACAGAGATCAGTGCGACACCACATCCTACCTCTATGCCCCACAGAGGAGAGGTGGACGCAGTGGTGTCAGTTTCCTACAGTCAGGGCGATGCGCAGAGGTTCTGGGGGCATTATAGGAATGGGCAACATCAGCGGCACAGGGAtgactccctctcctctctgcctgaCGAAGAGTATCCTGAACCAGTGTGGATGAAGCTGGGTGAGGAGCCTCCAGATGAAGAAGCTGCTGTGGAGAGTGAACAG AGTGCTGACGATCGTCCAGCATACAAAGATG tgCCGGGTCCTTGTGATCCTGAAGACCTGTTGGATGGGGTGATATTTGGGGCCAAGTATCTGGGCTCCACTCAGATCAAATCGGAGAAGAACCCATCTACCAATGCTCGTATGACTCAGGCTCAGGAGGCTGTGGACCGAATAAAG GCTCCAGAGGGTGAGTCTCAGCCTATGACGGAAGTGGATTTGTTCATATCCACACAGCGAATCAAAGTGCTCACTGCTGACACACag GAAGCAATGATGGATCACGCTCTGCAGATGATCTCTTACATTGCCGACATCGGTGACATCGTGGTCCTCATGGCACGAAGGAAACGTAAAGGACAGGATGCTGACCCTCCCTCCAACTCCTCCTCTCCATCGTCCTCCTCTGGTTCTCAGAAGAAGTGCCTGATGATCTGTCATGTCTTCTCCTCTGAGGAT GCTCAGACTATAGCCCAGGCTATTGGTCAGGCGTTCGGAGTGGCCTATCAGCAGTTCCTGCATACCAACGGCATCAAAGCCAGTGACCTGAGGCCAGGCGAGTACAGTGACTACCTGGAGAGTCAGGAGCTCTACAACGGAGACCTGGCCCACTTCTCTGACTCTCAGAACCTCAGAGAT GTGATCATCACGAAGGCTGCTGGAGAGCTCCTGGGAGTAGCAGTGGTGGAGTCAGGCTGGGGCTCAATCCTGCCCACTGTGGTGGTGGCCAACCTACTTCACGGAGGTGCAGCTGAGCGCTCCGGTGAGCTCAGCATCGGGGACCGCATCATGTCCGTCAATGGCACCAGCATGGTGGGTCTGCCTATCACCACCTGCCAGAACATCATCCGG GACCTTAAAAGCCAAAAGTACATGAAACTCAGCATCGTCCACTGCCCTCCTGTTACCATCGCGATCATCAAGAGACCAGATCCCAAGTTTCAGCTTGGCTTCAGTGTGGAGGACGGCATT ATCTGCAGTCTGATGCGGGGCGGTATAGCAGAGAGAGGGGGCATTCGTGTCGGGCATCGCATCATTGAAATAAATGGACAAAGTGTTGTTGCCACACAGCACGAAAAGATCATCCAGATCTTGACGAATGCAGTTGGAGAG ATTCACTTGAAGACGATGCCTGCCTCAACATATCGGCTTTTAACGGGACAGGAGCAGCCAGTGTTTATTTGA
- the LOC109636647 gene encoding amyloid-beta A4 precursor protein-binding family A member 3 isoform X3 has product MDTDVCPAGQSHSAPSDTQWSDSVPVNEASGVEVIRRTVAALPGSEVEDLDAYNMIEPPPLDWRSDSSSEAGSADDLDDPSFPPPVDSLDKVSPEEPVLLPSDMSDTVAQLDINQQELVQNNSEPAQNTEVEAEEEDVAIDEEEEVRQEDLDGVGEDEERATCRNKEDIVSEEEVPNRTSADEDHSRIHSLLSQLQLMGEEPHPDHPTPSPHHYSSMSEQEEACASSLIADNSTETTGLLFSESHHRDLLGLLQCTEISATPHPTSMPHRGEVDAVVSVSYSQGDAQRFWGHYRNGQHQRHRDDSLSSLPDEEYPEPVWMKLGEEPPDEEAAVESEQQSADDRPAYKDVPGPCDPEDLLDGVIFGAKYLGSTQIKSEKNPSTNARMTQAQEAVDRIKAPEGESQPMTEVDLFISTQRIKVLTADTQEAMMDHALQMISYIADIGDIVVLMARRKRKGQDADPPSNSSSPSSSSGSQKKCLMICHVFSSEDAQTIAQAIGQAFGVAYQQFLHTNGIKASDLRPGEYSDYLESQELYNGDLAHFSDSQNLRDVIITKAAGELLGVAVVESGWGSILPTVVVANLLHGGAAERSGELSIGDRIMSVNGTSMVGLPITTCQNIIRDLKSQKYMKLSIVHCPPVTIAIIKRPDPKFQLGFSVEDGIICSLMRGGIAERGGIRVGHRIIEINGQSVVATQHEKIIQILTNAVGEIHLKTMPASTYRLLTGQEQPVFI; this is encoded by the exons ATGGACACAGATGTCTGCCCTGCTGGTCAGTCCCACTCTGCACCCTCAGACACCCAGTGGTCTGACTCTGTCCCTGTTAATGAAGCCTCCGGGGTTGAGGTCATTAGACGGACTGTGGCAGCTCTGCCAGGCTCAGAGGTGGAGGATCTGGACGCCTACAACATGATTGAGCCTCCTCCATTAGATTGGAGGTCTGACTCCTCCAGTGAGGCGGGCTCGGCAGATGACCTGGATGACCCAAGCTTCCCTCCTCCTGTTGACAGCTTAGACAAGGTCAGTCCAGAGGAGCCAGTATTACTACCATCGGACATGAGTGACACAGTGGCTCAGCTTGACATAAACCAGCAGGAACTGGTGCAAAATAATTCAGAACCAGCGCAGAATACTGAGGTggaagcagaagaagaggatgtGGCAattgatgaggaagaagaggtgaGGCAGGAGGACTTAGATGGTGTTggggaggacgaggagaggGCAACATGCAGGAACAAGGAAGATATTGTCTCAGAAGAGGAGGTTCCGAACAGAACATCAGCTGATGAAGACCACAGCCGCATCCACTCCCTGCTCAGCCAGCTCCAACTGATGGGGGAAGAGCCTCATCCTGATCATCCAACACCATCTCCCCATCACTACTCCAGCATGTCTGAGCAAGAGGAAGCCTGTGCTTCCTCCCTAATAGCAGATAACAGCACTGAAACCACTGGGTTGCTGTTCTCTGAAAGCCACCACAGAGACCTGCTTGGGCTGCTGCAGTGCACAGAGATCAGTGCGACACCACATCCTACCTCTATGCCCCACAGAGGAGAGGTGGACGCAGTGGTGTCAGTTTCCTACAGTCAGGGCGATGCGCAGAGGTTCTGGGGGCATTATAGGAATGGGCAACATCAGCGGCACAGGGAtgactccctctcctctctgcctgaCGAAGAGTATCCTGAACCAGTGTGGATGAAGCTGGGTGAGGAGCCTCCAGATGAAGAAGCTGCTGTGGAGAGTGAACAG CAGAGTGCTGACGATCGTCCAGCATACAAAGATG tgCCGGGTCCTTGTGATCCTGAAGACCTGTTGGATGGGGTGATATTTGGGGCCAAGTATCTGGGCTCCACTCAGATCAAATCGGAGAAGAACCCATCTACCAATGCTCGTATGACTCAGGCTCAGGAGGCTGTGGACCGAATAAAG GCTCCAGAGGGTGAGTCTCAGCCTATGACGGAAGTGGATTTGTTCATATCCACACAGCGAATCAAAGTGCTCACTGCTGACACACag GAAGCAATGATGGATCACGCTCTGCAGATGATCTCTTACATTGCCGACATCGGTGACATCGTGGTCCTCATGGCACGAAGGAAACGTAAAGGACAGGATGCTGACCCTCCCTCCAACTCCTCCTCTCCATCGTCCTCCTCTGGTTCTCAGAAGAAGTGCCTGATGATCTGTCATGTCTTCTCCTCTGAGGAT GCTCAGACTATAGCCCAGGCTATTGGTCAGGCGTTCGGAGTGGCCTATCAGCAGTTCCTGCATACCAACGGCATCAAAGCCAGTGACCTGAGGCCAGGCGAGTACAGTGACTACCTGGAGAGTCAGGAGCTCTACAACGGAGACCTGGCCCACTTCTCTGACTCTCAGAACCTCAGAGAT GTGATCATCACGAAGGCTGCTGGAGAGCTCCTGGGAGTAGCAGTGGTGGAGTCAGGCTGGGGCTCAATCCTGCCCACTGTGGTGGTGGCCAACCTACTTCACGGAGGTGCAGCTGAGCGCTCCGGTGAGCTCAGCATCGGGGACCGCATCATGTCCGTCAATGGCACCAGCATGGTGGGTCTGCCTATCACCACCTGCCAGAACATCATCCGG GACCTTAAAAGCCAAAAGTACATGAAACTCAGCATCGTCCACTGCCCTCCTGTTACCATCGCGATCATCAAGAGACCAGATCCCAAGTTTCAGCTTGGCTTCAGTGTGGAGGACGGCATT ATCTGCAGTCTGATGCGGGGCGGTATAGCAGAGAGAGGGGGCATTCGTGTCGGGCATCGCATCATTGAAATAAATGGACAAAGTGTTGTTGCCACACAGCACGAAAAGATCATCCAGATCTTGACGAATGCAGTTGGAGAG ATTCACTTGAAGACGATGCCTGCCTCAACATATCGGCTTTTAACGGGACAGGAGCAGCCAGTGTTTATTTGA
- the LOC109636647 gene encoding amyloid-beta A4 precursor protein-binding family A member 3 isoform X2, giving the protein MLIFASDRLTYRMDTDVCPAGQSHSAPSDTQWSDSVPVNEASGVEVIRRTVAALPGSEVEDLDAYNMIEPPPLDWRSDSSSEAGSADDLDDPSFPPPVDSLDKVSPEEPVLLPSDMSDTVAQLDINQQELVQNNSEPAQNTEVEAEEEDVAIDEEEEVRQEDLDGVGEDEERATCRNKEDIVSEEEVPNRTSADEDHSRIHSLLSQLQLMGEEPHPDHPTPSPHHYSSMSEQEEACASSLIADNSTETTGLLFSESHHRDLLGLLQCTEISATPHPTSMPHRGEVDAVVSVSYSQGDAQRFWGHYRNGQHQRHRDDSLSSLPDEEYPEPVWMKLGEEPPDEEAAVESEQSADDRPAYKDVPGPCDPEDLLDGVIFGAKYLGSTQIKSEKNPSTNARMTQAQEAVDRIKAPEGESQPMTEVDLFISTQRIKVLTADTQEAMMDHALQMISYIADIGDIVVLMARRKRKGQDADPPSNSSSPSSSSGSQKKCLMICHVFSSEDAQTIAQAIGQAFGVAYQQFLHTNGIKASDLRPGEYSDYLESQELYNGDLAHFSDSQNLRDVIITKAAGELLGVAVVESGWGSILPTVVVANLLHGGAAERSGELSIGDRIMSVNGTSMVGLPITTCQNIIRDLKSQKYMKLSIVHCPPVTIAIIKRPDPKFQLGFSVEDGIICSLMRGGIAERGGIRVGHRIIEINGQSVVATQHEKIIQILTNAVGEIHLKTMPASTYRLLTGQEQPVFI; this is encoded by the exons ATGCTGATTTTTGCTTCTGACAGACTTACTTACAGAATGGACACAGATGTCTGCCCTGCTGGTCAGTCCCACTCTGCACCCTCAGACACCCAGTGGTCTGACTCTGTCCCTGTTAATGAAGCCTCCGGGGTTGAGGTCATTAGACGGACTGTGGCAGCTCTGCCAGGCTCAGAGGTGGAGGATCTGGACGCCTACAACATGATTGAGCCTCCTCCATTAGATTGGAGGTCTGACTCCTCCAGTGAGGCGGGCTCGGCAGATGACCTGGATGACCCAAGCTTCCCTCCTCCTGTTGACAGCTTAGACAAGGTCAGTCCAGAGGAGCCAGTATTACTACCATCGGACATGAGTGACACAGTGGCTCAGCTTGACATAAACCAGCAGGAACTGGTGCAAAATAATTCAGAACCAGCGCAGAATACTGAGGTggaagcagaagaagaggatgtGGCAattgatgaggaagaagaggtgaGGCAGGAGGACTTAGATGGTGTTggggaggacgaggagaggGCAACATGCAGGAACAAGGAAGATATTGTCTCAGAAGAGGAGGTTCCGAACAGAACATCAGCTGATGAAGACCACAGCCGCATCCACTCCCTGCTCAGCCAGCTCCAACTGATGGGGGAAGAGCCTCATCCTGATCATCCAACACCATCTCCCCATCACTACTCCAGCATGTCTGAGCAAGAGGAAGCCTGTGCTTCCTCCCTAATAGCAGATAACAGCACTGAAACCACTGGGTTGCTGTTCTCTGAAAGCCACCACAGAGACCTGCTTGGGCTGCTGCAGTGCACAGAGATCAGTGCGACACCACATCCTACCTCTATGCCCCACAGAGGAGAGGTGGACGCAGTGGTGTCAGTTTCCTACAGTCAGGGCGATGCGCAGAGGTTCTGGGGGCATTATAGGAATGGGCAACATCAGCGGCACAGGGAtgactccctctcctctctgcctgaCGAAGAGTATCCTGAACCAGTGTGGATGAAGCTGGGTGAGGAGCCTCCAGATGAAGAAGCTGCTGTGGAGAGTGAACAG AGTGCTGACGATCGTCCAGCATACAAAGATG tgCCGGGTCCTTGTGATCCTGAAGACCTGTTGGATGGGGTGATATTTGGGGCCAAGTATCTGGGCTCCACTCAGATCAAATCGGAGAAGAACCCATCTACCAATGCTCGTATGACTCAGGCTCAGGAGGCTGTGGACCGAATAAAG GCTCCAGAGGGTGAGTCTCAGCCTATGACGGAAGTGGATTTGTTCATATCCACACAGCGAATCAAAGTGCTCACTGCTGACACACag GAAGCAATGATGGATCACGCTCTGCAGATGATCTCTTACATTGCCGACATCGGTGACATCGTGGTCCTCATGGCACGAAGGAAACGTAAAGGACAGGATGCTGACCCTCCCTCCAACTCCTCCTCTCCATCGTCCTCCTCTGGTTCTCAGAAGAAGTGCCTGATGATCTGTCATGTCTTCTCCTCTGAGGAT GCTCAGACTATAGCCCAGGCTATTGGTCAGGCGTTCGGAGTGGCCTATCAGCAGTTCCTGCATACCAACGGCATCAAAGCCAGTGACCTGAGGCCAGGCGAGTACAGTGACTACCTGGAGAGTCAGGAGCTCTACAACGGAGACCTGGCCCACTTCTCTGACTCTCAGAACCTCAGAGAT GTGATCATCACGAAGGCTGCTGGAGAGCTCCTGGGAGTAGCAGTGGTGGAGTCAGGCTGGGGCTCAATCCTGCCCACTGTGGTGGTGGCCAACCTACTTCACGGAGGTGCAGCTGAGCGCTCCGGTGAGCTCAGCATCGGGGACCGCATCATGTCCGTCAATGGCACCAGCATGGTGGGTCTGCCTATCACCACCTGCCAGAACATCATCCGG GACCTTAAAAGCCAAAAGTACATGAAACTCAGCATCGTCCACTGCCCTCCTGTTACCATCGCGATCATCAAGAGACCAGATCCCAAGTTTCAGCTTGGCTTCAGTGTGGAGGACGGCATT ATCTGCAGTCTGATGCGGGGCGGTATAGCAGAGAGAGGGGGCATTCGTGTCGGGCATCGCATCATTGAAATAAATGGACAAAGTGTTGTTGCCACACAGCACGAAAAGATCATCCAGATCTTGACGAATGCAGTTGGAGAG ATTCACTTGAAGACGATGCCTGCCTCAACATATCGGCTTTTAACGGGACAGGAGCAGCCAGTGTTTATTTGA
- the LOC109636647 gene encoding amyloid-beta A4 precursor protein-binding family A member 3 isoform X1 — MLIFASDRLTYRMDTDVCPAGQSHSAPSDTQWSDSVPVNEASGVEVIRRTVAALPGSEVEDLDAYNMIEPPPLDWRSDSSSEAGSADDLDDPSFPPPVDSLDKVSPEEPVLLPSDMSDTVAQLDINQQELVQNNSEPAQNTEVEAEEEDVAIDEEEEVRQEDLDGVGEDEERATCRNKEDIVSEEEVPNRTSADEDHSRIHSLLSQLQLMGEEPHPDHPTPSPHHYSSMSEQEEACASSLIADNSTETTGLLFSESHHRDLLGLLQCTEISATPHPTSMPHRGEVDAVVSVSYSQGDAQRFWGHYRNGQHQRHRDDSLSSLPDEEYPEPVWMKLGEEPPDEEAAVESEQQSADDRPAYKDVPGPCDPEDLLDGVIFGAKYLGSTQIKSEKNPSTNARMTQAQEAVDRIKAPEGESQPMTEVDLFISTQRIKVLTADTQEAMMDHALQMISYIADIGDIVVLMARRKRKGQDADPPSNSSSPSSSSGSQKKCLMICHVFSSEDAQTIAQAIGQAFGVAYQQFLHTNGIKASDLRPGEYSDYLESQELYNGDLAHFSDSQNLRDVIITKAAGELLGVAVVESGWGSILPTVVVANLLHGGAAERSGELSIGDRIMSVNGTSMVGLPITTCQNIIRDLKSQKYMKLSIVHCPPVTIAIIKRPDPKFQLGFSVEDGIICSLMRGGIAERGGIRVGHRIIEINGQSVVATQHEKIIQILTNAVGEIHLKTMPASTYRLLTGQEQPVFI, encoded by the exons ATGCTGATTTTTGCTTCTGACAGACTTACTTACAGAATGGACACAGATGTCTGCCCTGCTGGTCAGTCCCACTCTGCACCCTCAGACACCCAGTGGTCTGACTCTGTCCCTGTTAATGAAGCCTCCGGGGTTGAGGTCATTAGACGGACTGTGGCAGCTCTGCCAGGCTCAGAGGTGGAGGATCTGGACGCCTACAACATGATTGAGCCTCCTCCATTAGATTGGAGGTCTGACTCCTCCAGTGAGGCGGGCTCGGCAGATGACCTGGATGACCCAAGCTTCCCTCCTCCTGTTGACAGCTTAGACAAGGTCAGTCCAGAGGAGCCAGTATTACTACCATCGGACATGAGTGACACAGTGGCTCAGCTTGACATAAACCAGCAGGAACTGGTGCAAAATAATTCAGAACCAGCGCAGAATACTGAGGTggaagcagaagaagaggatgtGGCAattgatgaggaagaagaggtgaGGCAGGAGGACTTAGATGGTGTTggggaggacgaggagaggGCAACATGCAGGAACAAGGAAGATATTGTCTCAGAAGAGGAGGTTCCGAACAGAACATCAGCTGATGAAGACCACAGCCGCATCCACTCCCTGCTCAGCCAGCTCCAACTGATGGGGGAAGAGCCTCATCCTGATCATCCAACACCATCTCCCCATCACTACTCCAGCATGTCTGAGCAAGAGGAAGCCTGTGCTTCCTCCCTAATAGCAGATAACAGCACTGAAACCACTGGGTTGCTGTTCTCTGAAAGCCACCACAGAGACCTGCTTGGGCTGCTGCAGTGCACAGAGATCAGTGCGACACCACATCCTACCTCTATGCCCCACAGAGGAGAGGTGGACGCAGTGGTGTCAGTTTCCTACAGTCAGGGCGATGCGCAGAGGTTCTGGGGGCATTATAGGAATGGGCAACATCAGCGGCACAGGGAtgactccctctcctctctgcctgaCGAAGAGTATCCTGAACCAGTGTGGATGAAGCTGGGTGAGGAGCCTCCAGATGAAGAAGCTGCTGTGGAGAGTGAACAG CAGAGTGCTGACGATCGTCCAGCATACAAAGATG tgCCGGGTCCTTGTGATCCTGAAGACCTGTTGGATGGGGTGATATTTGGGGCCAAGTATCTGGGCTCCACTCAGATCAAATCGGAGAAGAACCCATCTACCAATGCTCGTATGACTCAGGCTCAGGAGGCTGTGGACCGAATAAAG GCTCCAGAGGGTGAGTCTCAGCCTATGACGGAAGTGGATTTGTTCATATCCACACAGCGAATCAAAGTGCTCACTGCTGACACACag GAAGCAATGATGGATCACGCTCTGCAGATGATCTCTTACATTGCCGACATCGGTGACATCGTGGTCCTCATGGCACGAAGGAAACGTAAAGGACAGGATGCTGACCCTCCCTCCAACTCCTCCTCTCCATCGTCCTCCTCTGGTTCTCAGAAGAAGTGCCTGATGATCTGTCATGTCTTCTCCTCTGAGGAT GCTCAGACTATAGCCCAGGCTATTGGTCAGGCGTTCGGAGTGGCCTATCAGCAGTTCCTGCATACCAACGGCATCAAAGCCAGTGACCTGAGGCCAGGCGAGTACAGTGACTACCTGGAGAGTCAGGAGCTCTACAACGGAGACCTGGCCCACTTCTCTGACTCTCAGAACCTCAGAGAT GTGATCATCACGAAGGCTGCTGGAGAGCTCCTGGGAGTAGCAGTGGTGGAGTCAGGCTGGGGCTCAATCCTGCCCACTGTGGTGGTGGCCAACCTACTTCACGGAGGTGCAGCTGAGCGCTCCGGTGAGCTCAGCATCGGGGACCGCATCATGTCCGTCAATGGCACCAGCATGGTGGGTCTGCCTATCACCACCTGCCAGAACATCATCCGG GACCTTAAAAGCCAAAAGTACATGAAACTCAGCATCGTCCACTGCCCTCCTGTTACCATCGCGATCATCAAGAGACCAGATCCCAAGTTTCAGCTTGGCTTCAGTGTGGAGGACGGCATT ATCTGCAGTCTGATGCGGGGCGGTATAGCAGAGAGAGGGGGCATTCGTGTCGGGCATCGCATCATTGAAATAAATGGACAAAGTGTTGTTGCCACACAGCACGAAAAGATCATCCAGATCTTGACGAATGCAGTTGGAGAG ATTCACTTGAAGACGATGCCTGCCTCAACATATCGGCTTTTAACGGGACAGGAGCAGCCAGTGTTTATTTGA
- the pex11g gene encoding peroxisomal membrane protein 11C — protein sequence MQSVEALVRLLESYRGRDKVIRTVCYGSQLVGGVLSRKAETDVSFQRLGKSLLLFSAQLSQCRTVLRLFDDLSMLAYSHSYGFGAEEEDSGVRWISVLNNVADQLYYPCEHIAWAGNAELMKVNSDKWWLFSTVLWGTSLLLGILRSTRLLLLLKKKLNRSGRDAADSSHAQLHKQMRGEVLSILSKMADLSNAIHWMPPGFLWAGRFPNWLVGLMGTISSLIGLIHTSAGD from the exons ATGCAGAGTGTGGAGGCTCTGGTCCGCCTGCTGGAGTCctacagagggagagataaagTT ATCAGGACGGTCTGTTATGGCTCCCAGCTCGTTGGAGGAGTTCTCTCCCGTAAGGCTGAAACCGACGTCTCGTTCCAGCGGCTCGGGAAAAGCCTGCTTCTGTTTTCTGCTCAGCTGAGTCAGTGCAGGACGGTGCTGAGGCTGTTTGATGATCTCTCCATGCTGGCTTACTCTCACAGCTATGGGTTTGGAGCAGAG GAGGAGGACTCAGGGGTACGTTGGATTTCTGTGCTGAACAATGTGGCCGATCAGCTCTATTACCCCTGTGAACACATCGCGTGGGCCGGCAACGCTGAGCTCATGAAAGTGAACTCTGACAAATGGTGGCTGTTCAGCACAGTGCTGTGGGGAACCTCACTGCTGCTGGGAATACTCAG gtccACTCGacttcttctgctgctgaagaagaagctgaacaGAAGTGGGAGAGACGCAGCTGACAGCAG TCACGCTCAGCTCCACAAACAGATGCGAGGGGAGGTTCTCTCCATCCTCAGCAAAATGGCTGACCTCAGTAACGCCATTCACTGGATGCCGCCTGGCTTCCTCTGGGCTGGTCGATTCCCCAACTGGTTGGTGGGTCTGATGGGCACCATCTCATCTCTGATTGGTTTGATCCATACGAGCGCTGGCGACTGA